From the genome of Bos taurus isolate L1 Dominette 01449 registration number 42190680 breed Hereford chromosome 2, ARS-UCD2.0, whole genome shotgun sequence, one region includes:
- the LOC112442244 gene encoding proline-rich protein 2-like has translation MRSGFNPPVGSSEVPLQFPRDPCVCGRDRARERPREGEQSPVSGYRPARPPPRAADCTAGPGSAAAPLRAGPRPARGPREPRARRAAEELGSGAKVSSQLGPRAPPPPPPTPARGLGPAPPPPGPGPGPGRGPGPGRQFRFGGRGAAAWAGPEPEPEPEPEQEEQSIPARRRPPAPGRGALLRAPDPEGGPGRGAPGSPPAPGVP, from the exons ATGAGATCCGGTTTCAATCCCCCGGTGGGGAGCTCTGAGGTCCCGTTACAATTCCCTAGAGATCCGTGCGTGTGCGGGAGGGACAGAGCCAGGGAGAGACCGAGGGAGGGGGAGCAGTCTCCGGTCTCCGGTTACCGCCCCGCAcggcccccgccccgcgccgccgaCTGCACGGCGGGCCCGGGGAGCGCCGCGGCCCCTTTAAGAGCCGGGCCCAGGCCGGCCCGGGGGCCGCGGGAGCCCAGAGCGCGGCGCGCGGCGGAGGAGTTGGGATCCGGCGCAAAAGTTTCCTCCCAACTCGGGCCccgcgcgccgccgccgccgccgcccactCCAGCCCGGGGCTTGGGGCCGGCCCCGCCGccgccagggccagggccagggccagggcgaGGGCCAGGGCCAGGCCGGCAGTTTCGCTTTGGCGGGCGGGGAGCAGCCGCCTGGGCCGGGCCCGAGCCGGAGCCGGAGCCGGAGCCGGAGCAGGAGGAGca ATCGATTCCCGCCCGCCGGCGGCCGCCTGCCCCGGGCAGAGGGGCGCTGCTGCGAGCCCCTGATCCGGAAGGGGGGCCGGGGAGAGGCGCCCCGGGGTCTCCGCCGGCGCCCGGTGTCCCCTGA